From Camelina sativa cultivar DH55 chromosome 5, Cs, whole genome shotgun sequence:
AGTTGTTATGAGTATAATTAAAAGATACATTACATGAGTTAGATTGAACACGTACGTTAGTACCATAAACAAAGTAGGGTTTCAGATAGAtgtaaatcaaattattaactCTCTTTTCATCCTCTTTTTACACAACTTTTTTACGTAACATGCTAAACGACCATCATGACTTGTATAATAATCATAAGGAACATGACAACAAACTAAACATAAttcgttttgtattttttcttaatttactcTGAGTAACGACAAAAATTGAGTCTGAAAATATAAGATACTATAATAATTCGTTTTGAATCATTTCTTTAGTTAATCGCTCTGAAATCACTCAAGTAATCATAATATTTAGTTTGCTTATCTTCAAAACAATACCCAAAGTGTGTATGAAGGTACGCACATGCAATTTGCTGAAACGAGCTAGCTGTGTAAAACATAATTATCTCTTTATATcacaattaatttattattcacaaaagaaaataaaaatgtctcTTGATATTGAAGTTTTTTTCTTAGACGCCACAATAAAACATCTTAgggtttgattgtttttttttttttttttaactcatgaATTAATAGGAAAGGAAACAATAATGTTGCTAGAACAACCAAGGAGAAAAAACATAACAGTGGTAATAgcttaaaacaagaaacaaagtctCTGCAATTAGTATCTTCGGCATCGTTCTTTTTCAATCCTTTCATGTAACCAAGCCGGTCCGCCTCTAGCCAAATAAGAAGTAAGACGACCATCGCGAGTGACACTACCAGCAATATCCCTAACCAAAGAATTAGCTTTCAAGGAGGAGAGTTTAAAAGTAACATCCCCCATCTCTTGCATCACCCGTTGGATATTCAGTAACTGTGATCTGTACTTAGAGTTTGATTGTTCAAAACGTAAATTTTTTTTCGTTGAAATTtagtgtattttaaaataaaataaaatatttatttatttatagaaagatcatctataaatatataatgggcaaaaacacaaaataaacaacTATAAATTGACTTTTCGTTTGTATTTGCAATTTACAATTACAAATTTAGACgcaaaataattttcttttttttcttttttttttgaccgaTTTGGTCAAAAAAATGTTATCCTGAATTTTAAACTTAGAACTTTACACAATATCTATACGTACAAATCATGTATTAGATTGAAAATTCACCTTGTTCTGAAATGTACaaaatatataagcaaaaaCAATAATGGAAAACTCTCATTGTTTAAAACACTTTGAAAGCACGATGAATAAGCGTCTGCACTCAAACGGTGCTaattaaaggaaaaatatacaagaaactaaaaaaacacaatttggCTTAGTGATAAGGGAGAGTCTAGAAAAGGGCATATAGTTATTGGTTCACACCAAATATGTTACcatcacaaaacatatataatcaacTCAACTCATTGCCTCGAAAAGCAATTACGCGAGAGTCTATTATATAAATCTGTATAGACCttcaaatattatatgtaagatactaaattaaataagatTACAAAAGTTCATCAAATCCAAATGCAGTGGATGCCAtcaattaaaaaacatatcaaattagtATATTGGGTACCCATGAAATTTTCTAGTGActtcttaaactaaaataacgataaaaaagaaagattaataaaataaatcatggGGCATGGAATATGATGCCATCCttgaattaatttatgattatcaGATTTAAGTAAAATATCATAGTACTCTTTAGAACcagattttttctttatcacttgtggatttattttgtttgttaagaagagaagaacccGACAGCTGTCTAGAAATATGATGTTGACATGAGGTGTttccaatatattaaaaagaaaagaaaaaactatttgaCATTGTGTATTGATTGATTACACACCAATTTGGTTAAAACAAAGACGTATATTAGTGATCCTTTGTTTgggcaaaaataaaagaaaaagatccgTTGTAATCCTAATATCCTATCAAAATCAAGCTACCTTAATAATGTTGATATACTTTGCGAGTTGACGTGCACAGAGGACTTATTAGCATTGAAAGCTCTTTGGCCTATTGATGAAGATCGAATCCGAATATGACATTTGAGAGCATTCCCTACTACTATTAATGGAAGGAGAGAGTTAATTCATTTGTAAAAAGGTCTCTAGCCCAATTTGTTCAAATTCAAAcgaccacttttttttttcttcttattttctattcaaaattataaatagttttcTCAACTTTGAGTTGATAGGAACTTATTCAACTAAATGAGTTAGCTTAGTTTCACATCGACCAAACTATTTTATGTTAgcacattttctttttatggtaAACTTATTTAGGTACAACGATTATGCCAAAGAAATGTCGGTAGATACTATCTACTATTTTTCATTACGTTTTCCGTTAGAAATTTCTTGAAACTGTTACAATTTAACAAATTTCCATATTTAAACCCCAAAgtgtgaaaagtgaaaactaaaTTCCTAACCCCAACAACTTATATCATAATCACCGTCTTAAAGATTCATCAAACCTATAACAAATTGTAATCACAAAAGTTAAATCTTGAcaccaaattttctaaatcttgCCCGATCCTATACTGTGACAATGTATACACCCCACTACTGTCAAACCTTAGCCTTAACCTAAACACAACCTTTCGTTTGTCGTCGGAACCCAAgtcattgaaaaagaaaacaaaagatgaagatATTTATGTGTAAAATAAAACGAAAGAAATTATTACTTGTTAACTTAAAAATTAGAGGTGGTATGGagcaaattaaattttaaatttggggTTACTTTCACCGATTCCCATACTTGTACTGACTGACTAGATGACACATCTGATGATTCATTCTTTCAGAAGATGATTCCCAATAAAACTTTGAGTCGACCATATattggaataataataataataaaactatatattgaaagaaaagagaaccaagATAATAAAAAGATAAACCTTGACGTCTTCTTTATTCAGAGGTCTTTTCTTGTCATTAATAAAGAAACCTAATTTTGACTTTGACAAGATAGACCAggaaagaaacataaacatttttcttcatatGAACATACCCATCTCATTCTCATTACATATTGCAACAGTTAGTTAGGTACTTCGGTCCAAcaaaaaacaagtaaacaagcCTATCTttaccaaaagcaaaaaagttATACAGAGTGTAGggatctaacaaaaaaaaatacaatgatataCTAAGATTCAATCACTATTCATTCTCTGCAATGCAGTGTACCATGGAAGCCGCAATGCATCAGTGTACCATGgaagcctatatatatatacatatatatatatatatatatatatatatatattagtcttTCCTAATAAAGTTGGATTGAGAACTGATGACTATTGTGATTATTTGCAGCATAGCAGTTGGGAGTCCATGTTGGTGCTTCTCGTTGATTTTTCGTATTAACACGCTTTTGCTTCGTTAAGAGCACTCCCCATGAAAATTAATCATGTCGATGTGCCCTGCATTCTCATCATATTTAGTGTTTAAGTCTTTATATTGTAATATAGGCTCTGCCTCGAAATGTAATCAAATGCATCAACGGGCATATGACTTGTTTAAGTAGATTCTCTTTATAAGCTCAAGTTGGATGATTCATGCTAAAATGTGATCCTGAatacataatattattataccTCGAGCATGAATGGTGTTGATTCCTGGACCTTTCAGTTCAGTCCCTTTGTCGCTCAGCAATGAAATCCCAGCTGAAGTTATATGGAAGGGGAAGGCTAAAGGAGGTGACATAGGAGATTTTGCAACCTTAATGATTCTCTGACCTGCACAAAGCGTGAAATCAATCACATGAACATACATTCTTGGTAGTTACTGTGGCCTTACAAGTGCTTTACTTTTCATTCCATAAAATGTGTGAAGCCTTGCCTGATTTGGCTTCAAGAACCAGCCGGATGGTTACAGCATGAGCCCAATTTATCCCCAATGCAGCAACAAGGTGAGAATCATAtgtctttgtttgttcttgtaATCCATCTTTTAGTTTGGCTGTTGCAAAGGAAGTATATGATTGTGGTGAATAGGAATTAACAAATATCGCAAAACAGGAAAAAGATATATCAGTTTCTGTTTACTTTACCTTGAAAAGAATAGTGACTAGTTTCATCGCGGTTTTGGGATCTAACTTGATTAGTCACCACTATAGGAATCCGAGAAAATTCAGCAAGCGATCTGGTAATGTGAGACTTAATGTCAATTTATCTACAGAACAAGTGCTGATGTGAAAATATATTCCAAGCTTTGAGCTAGCACAAGACTACAGTTCATACTTTAAGAAAGAAATATGCCAACCCAACTGTTGCTGTCTCTGAGCTCCTTGTTTGTTTTCACTGAAAATCAATCAGTTgatcaaaagaacaaaagcttTAAGCCAATACCTTGTAGTTACTAAGGTCACCAAGCAAACAAGAATGACATGAAAATGATCAGCAACGAAATAGAAACTGGACTAACCCTGAAAGAAGAGCTGTCATACTATCAATCACCAGAAGCTTTACTTGGTTTTGAAGAATTGAATCCTTGAGTTCTTGTATACTGtcgattagaaagaaaaagtttgatATACTGTAACTGCAACATGATAATAGTTCCTAGCTGTACACTCAGAATTTCTCAACTGCTATTGCATAAActtttcaaataaaactaaCAACGTTACACTCATGCACTTTCGTATTTCCTATAAGAAGCCTAGACTAACAAAACGATGAGCAAAATCTTACGGACCTTTCAGTAAAGTTAGCTAAAGATGTTGGCCGCAAAACTAGGATTCTTCCTGCCATCTGCACTGAGAATGGTTATGCAAGCAAATCTGGAATATGACAAGACTATTACCAAAGGCATTAAACACAGAACAAAACCAGATAAGGTGTTCCGCAACCTCTTGTGCCATTCCTTTAAGGTGAAACACTTCCGGAAAGCTTTCCAGTCCCATTTCTATCACCCTGAGAGATACATTCTTTGAGGATctttttgcacaaaaaaataagcaaatgtggcaaaaaaataaaaaagtcagtTTACCTTCTTGAACTAAACTTGGACTCCACATCTATGTAAACCACACGACCATCTAATCCTCCATAAGCTGCTGGAAACGAAGCTGATAACGCAAGTTTCATGCAAAACTACATAACAGAGAAAACCTTTACcatacacaaacacacaaaaacaaaaaatgtagaGAAAAAGATAACTCGATACAGGAGAATCTCACAAATACATGAATGATCAAACAGAACACAATGTAACTGCTTTCAGCTTTAACTACACAACAATGCTATGCTAATTCAACACTAGCATCAATCtcaggaaaaaaaactaacctgTGATTTACCAATACCAGGAGGACCAACTAACTCAGTAAGAACACCAAAAGGAATCCCACCGCATAAAGTTTCATCCAACCCTTTCAAATGGGTAGGAAGATGACCAGATAAGTGCTCGTTTTCGACTTTTCTCTCCAGCAAAGATCGAGCCTTTTTGGACACACAACAAAGTGATTAAACAAGAACCTTAAGATTAAAGAATGACAAAAACAGCATATCATCATTCCATATCCTATAtagtaataaacaaaaaaagagcttTACTGATTGACATGGTGGAGAAGTAGCTTCACTGATGAGTGCCACTGCTGACTTTGTCTCTTTCATTCCAACATCAAGCAGCTCCATTAATTCAAATTCTGGCATTGATAACGCATCCTGAAACCTCCACCACAAACAATTTCATGGATTCATTATTATAAACCTTAAAGAATCTCTCATCCCATTTGTACACAAAATCTGAAAACCTAAGAAGAAATTAGTAATCTGTCTGACAGATTTGGAAAAAAACCTTGGCGGTGATGATGTTTCTTGCGGCGAAGATGTTTGAGATTTTGGTGTGAAGACCCATTTCTCCGATGACCTTGTTCGCCATTTTGTTGCCCGTCTCCGGCGACGGAGATTGGAATAGGGAAGAAAAGcctctctcagtctctctctttCCCCGCCAAATTGGAAGTTATTATTTGGCTTACTACTAATTTGGGCCTGAGATGAGTACAGGCCTGACCCGTTTTGTAAGATCCGTGACCCAGACCAGATTCGTGATCCGTTTTCTGgctatcaaaaataatattttttttttgtttttggcgaAAAGATGAAGGCTGTAAATGGtagattaaaattgaaaaaatgggtTGAACAAAATTGGACTGAATATTATTTGTTGGGTATGTTTCATGAAGTGAGTTTTTAAGGTATGGGTTTTCAGTACCCAttaaactcttcttctccaaaagtaCAAGTCAAAAACTAGGCCTGGGCGTCCTGATATCGGATCGGATTCGGTTcggattttttggatattgactcTAACATCCATATgggtatttataaaattcggATTGGTTTCGGTTCGAATTATTTGGTTTCCGGATCGGTTCGGATATTATTGTAGATaaccataatattttattcgGATACTTTTTAAATCTGATTGTATCCAAATTACCATACTAACCGagccaataaaataaaaaacaatataattgaAGCAAATGAAAAGCTCTAAGTTCAAACTTAAATCAAACCATACCAATAGATAAAAATATGACATACTAAAATCCAAAGTGAAGactcaatgaaaaaaaatcaaaaccaaagtaAACCATATcattctaaagaaaaaaaaagaagcaaaactaAATAACATCCTAAATCAAACTGAAcgtagtttaaaaaaatttcagacCATAGCAGCAAACTCAAACTTCTCCTAGCCGCATAAGCTTCATGTCTTTGAATTCCTAATACAGCAACAAACAGAAATTCTTATGAGTCATAATATCTTTAGTGGCTTAACTTATGAAAGACAAAAAATTAAACATCAAGTTTAAAACAATCTACCTTATAACCAAGTAATGAGTTTACGATTACAAGTCTTCTAATTCATGTATGCTGGACTTTCAAACTCtgacaaacaacaaaaacaagatactGTTAACAATTAAAACTATTAATATAAAGTAGAGAGAATGAAAATACCTTTTTCAAGTTTATCAAGTAGCTCAATCTCTGCAAGCAATTCTGCATTTGTAACAATTGATATGTCACCAAATTAATTAGCATTCTTCATCCACTGCTCTGTGCACATTAACACTTCAACCATATAATGTGTTAAACAGCTTCGATGTGGCTCTATGACCCGACCACTAGTGCCAAAAGCACTTTCAGATGCAACTGATGACATTTGCATTGCAAGGACATCCCTAGCTATTTCTGACAAAATAGGATACCTGCCACTACTGAGCTTCCACCAAGACAATACATCCCACTCTGATCCGATGAaagttttaggatttttcactttttgtttcaaatatacATCCAACTCATCCTTACCATCACTAACACCTTCTTCGTCAAGCAACTCATTATAAGCAAAATCCATCCTTTCATACTCCATACTATCAGACATTGTATCAGTAGAATCACTTCTTGCAACATGATCTTGGCTACCAAAAGACGGTTGAGTGAACTGTGATGATGGAGAACTTGATGCATTCTTATGAGCACTATACTCCTTATAGAGATATATCAAAACAGTGGTGACCGAATCACACATCTCTTTAGCAGCTAAAGAATCTTTCCCATAAAGCTTTTCAAAGCACATCTTAGCAAACTGCATTTTTTACCTTGGATTAAAGACACTAGCAACtataagaaattaattaatgttcTTCATTCTATCCCAGTACTTATCAAATTTCTCTAGCATACCATCAACTTTTTTGGACAAATCTGAATCTATACTATTGCTTAACGACACCAAAGCCTTTCCTATAGTCACTATCTCACCATAGGTCTTGTAAGAAGCAACTGAAGATAAAGCAGACACAACCAAGGTAGAATTgtagaatatgattaaaaaattaactaaccTCTCTACAGCATTCCAATCTGTCCTTGTAGGCGgtcctgttttttttcttttcccattttctaCTTCATTAAAGTAGTCATTGTATAACTTATCCTCAACTTCCATTTTATCAAATGCTAATCTAAACTTAATGGCTCTTGACAACATTAAGTATGTAAAATTCCACCTTGTTTTGATGTCCAACGGTAAACTTCCTCTAGTCATCTTGCCTGAGACAACTTTCTGTTCAAATGAATCACATCTTGAAGTTGAAGACCTCACATATTGCACTGTATTGCGTATGGCTGCCACGTTATCACTCAATTCCTTGACAATCAAATTGATTATGTGAGCACAACACCTCATGTTCATATTCTCCCCATTTAAAACCAATGCTTCTTTATTCCTTAAGCTGAATTAATCCTTATAACCAAGTAATGAGTTTACGATTACAAGTCTTCTAATTCATGTATGCTGGACTTTCAAACTCtgacaaacaacaaaaacaagagactGTTAACAATTAAAACTATTAATATAAAGTAGAGAGAATGAAAATACCTTTTCAAGTTTTATGATTACAAGTCTTCTAATTCATGTATGCTGGACTTTCAAACTCtgacaaacaacaaaaacaagagactGTTAACAATTAAAACTATTAATATAAAGTAGAGAGAATGAAAATACCTTTTTCAAGTTTATCAAGTAGTTCAATCTCTGCAAGCAATTCTGCATTTGTAACAATTGATATATCACCAAATTGNTTTTCAAGTTTATCAAGTAGCTCAATCTCTGCAAGCAATTCTGCATTTGTAACAATTGATATGTCACCAAATTAATTAGCATTCTTCATCCACTGCTCTGTGCACATTAACACTTCAACCATATAATGTGTTAAACAGCTTCGATGTGGCTCTATGACCCGACCACTAGTGCCAAAAGCACTTTCAGATGCAACTGATGACACTTGCATTGCAAGGACATCCCTAGCTATTTCTAACAAAATAGGATACCTGCCACTACTGAGCTTCCACCAAGACAATACATCCCACTCTGATCCGATGAaagttttaggatttttcactttttgtttcaaatatacATCCAACTCATCCTTACCATCACTAACACCTTCTTCGTCAAGNATCCAACTCATCCTTACCATCACTAACACCTTCTTCGTCAACCAACTCACTATAAGCAAAATCCATCATTTCATACTCCATACTATCAGACATTGTATCAGTAGAATCACTTCTTGCAACATGATCTTGGCTACCAAAAGACGGTTGAGTGAACTGTGATGATGGAGAACTTGATGCATTCTTATGAGCACTATACTCCTTATAGAGAGATATCAAAATAGTGGTGACCGAATCACACATCTCTTTAGCAGCTAAAGAATCTTTCCCATAAAGCTTTTCAAAGCACATCTTAGCAAACTGCATTTTTTTCCTTGGATTAAAGACACTAGCAACtataagaaatttattaatgttctTCATTCTATCCTAGTACTTATCAAATTTCTCTAGCATACCATCAGCTTTTTTGGACAAATCTGAATCTATACTATTGTTTAACGACACCAAAGCCTTTCCTATAGTCACTATCTCACCATAGGTCTTGTAAGAAGCAACTGAAGATAAAGCAGACACAACCAAGGTAGAATTgtagaatatgattaaaaaattaactaaccTCTCTACAACATTCCAATCTGTCCTTGTAGGCGGTCCTGCTTTTTTTCCCCATTTTCTACTTCATTAAAGTAGTCATTGTATAACTTATCCTCAACTTCCATTTTATCAAATGCTAATCTAAACTTAATGGCTCTTGACAACATTAAGTATGTAAAATTCCACCTTGTTTTGATGTCCAACGGTAAACTTCCTCTAGTCATCTTGCCTGAGACAACTTTCTGTTCAAATGAATCACATCTTGAAGTTGAAGACCTCACATATTGCACTGCATTGCGTATGGCTGCCACATTATCACTCAATTCCTTGACAATCAAATTGATTATGTGAGCACAACACCTCATGTGCATATTCTCCCCATTTAAAACCAATGCTTCTTTATTCCTTAAGCTGAATTAATCNNNNNNNNNNNNNNNNNNNNNNNNNNNNNNNNNNNNNNNNNNNNNNNNNNNNNNNNNNNNNNNNNNNNNNNNNNNNNNNNNNNNNNNNNNNNNNNNNNNNNNNNNNNNNNNNNNNNNNNNNNNNNNNNNNNNNNNNNNNNNNNNNNNNNNNNNNNNNNNNNNNNNNNNNNNNNNNNNNNNNNNNNNNNNNNNNNNNNNNNNNNNNNNNNNNNNNNNNNNNNNNNNNNNNNNNNNNNNNNNNNNNNNNNNNNNNNNNNNNNNNNNNNNNNNNNNNNNNNNNNNNNNNNNNNNNNNNNNNNNNNNNNNNNNNNNNNNNNNNNNNNNNNNNNNNNNNNNNNNNNNNNNNNNNNNNNNNNNNNNNNNNNNNNNNNNNNNNNNNNNNNNNNNNNNNNNNNNNNNNNNNNNNNNNNNNNNNNNNNNNNNNNNNNNNNNNNNNNNNNNNNNNNNNNNNNNNNNNNNNNNNNNNNNNNNNNNNNNNNNNNNNNNNNNNNNNNNNNNNNNNNNNNNNNNNNNNNNNNNNNNNNNNNNNNNNNNNNNNNNNNNNNNNNNNNNNNNNNNNNNNNNNNNNNNNNNNNNNNNNNNNNNNNNNNNNNNNNNNNNNNNNNNNNNNNNNNNNNNNNNNNNNNNNNNNNNNNNNNNNNNNNNNNNNNNNNNNNNNNNNNNNNNNNNNNNNNNNNNNNNNNNNNNNNNNNNNNNNNNNNNNNNNNNNNNNNNNNNNNNNNNNNNNNNNNNNNNNNNNNNNNNNNNNNNNNNNNNNNNNNNNNNNNNNNNNNNNNNNNNNNNNNNNNNNATTAGCATTCTTCATCCACTGCTCTGTGCACATTAACACTTCAACCATATAATGTGTTAAACAGCTTCGATGTGGCTCTATGACCCGACCACTAGTGCCAAAAGCACTTTCAGATGCAACTGATGACACTTGCATTGCAAGGACATCCCTAGCTATTTCTAACAAAATAGGATACCTGCCACTACTGAGCTTCCACCAAGACAATACATCCCACTCTGATCCGATGAAAGTTTTAGGATTTTCcactttttgtttcaaatatacATCCAACTCATCCTTACCATCACTAACACCTTCTTCGTCAACCAACTCATTATAAGCAAAATCCATCCTTTCATACTCCATACTATCAGACATTGTATCAGTAGAATCACTTCTTGCAACATGATCTTGGCTATCTAAAGACGGTTGAGTGAACTGTGATGATGGAGAACTTGATGCATTCTTATGAGCACTATACTCCTTATAGAGAGATATCAAAACAGTGGTGACCAAATCACACATCTCTTTAGCAGCTAAAGAATCTTTCCCATAAAGCTTTTCAAAGCACATCTTAGCAAACTGCATTTTTTTCCTTGGATTAAAGACACTAGCAACtataagaaatttattaatgttctTCATTCCATCCCAGTACTTATCAAATTTCTCTAGCATACCATCAGCTTTTTTAGACAAATCTGAATCTATACTATTGCTTAACAACACCAAAGCCTTTCCTATAGTCACTATCTCACCATAGGTCTTGTAAGAAGCAACTGAAGATAAAGCAGACACAACCAAGGTAGAATTgtagaatatgattaaaaaattaactaaccTCTCTACAACATTTCAATCTGTCCTTGTAGGCGGTCCTGctttttttcccattttctaCTTCATTAAAGTAGTCATTGTATAACTTATCCTCAACTTCCATTTTATCAAATGCTAATCTAAACTTAATGGCTCTTGACAACATTAAGTATGTAAAATTCCACCTTGTTTTGATGTCCAACGGTAAACTTCCTCTAGTCATCTTGCCTGAGACAACTTTCTGTTCAAATGAATCACATCTTGAAGTTGAAGACCTCACATATTGCACTGCATTGCGTATGGCTGCCACATTATCACTCAATTCCTTGACAATCAAATTGATTATGTGAGCACAACACCTCATGTGCATATTCTCCCCATTTAAAACCAATGCTTCTTTATTCCTTAAGCTGAATTAATCCTGAAAATTTTTTAAAGCACAAGTGTTTGCAGTTGCATTGTCAACTGTGATCGTGAAGATCTTGTTTATACCCCAATCTGCCAAACATTTAAGAAGAACCCTTGATATAGTTCTTCCTTTGTGATCTGTGATGTACTTAAACCCAATAATTAGCTTCCTTAATCGCCAAGACGCATCAACAAATTGTGTTGTAACCACCATGTAACTAGCACCTGTAGCTTTAGCAACCCATATGTCAGTTGTCAAAGAGACTCTAGGCTTACTAGCAGCAATCCAAGTCTTCAGAGATGCTTTCATTTCCACATACATTTTAACTATGTCTCGAGTAGCTGTTCTTCTAGAATGTGGCTTGTAGAGGTTTACTTTGTTGCAGAAATGCTTCCAAGCAATGCTCTCAATGAATGCAAGTGGTAATTCTGCCAGCACAAGCATCTCGTTTGTAGCCTCCTTGAAGACTTCCTCTGTAACTTTCCCATCCTGCAGTTTTCCTTGATTATTAATCACAGTCTGAGTTTGCTTCTGACACCATGCTATATATTGCTTGCAGATTGCCAAATGATTCTTCAAGTTGGAAGTTCCTGCTGATGGAGCACATCCGTAAGTTTTGTGACAGTAGTTGCACTTGCATTTGTTTACCTTATCCTCTCTTATCGTGTAATGTGTCCACACAAAGGATCTTGTATTGCGCTTCTTATTTGGCTGAGAAGTAGTTCCACCTGAACCCGGAACATCCTTCCTTTTCTTTCCACTTTTCGACATATCTTGGTTATCTTGGTCTGAAAATTCATTCCCATCATTGTTGTGTGGAAATGACGAGGAATCCAtctaaacagaagaagagaagaagttaagaACACACCAACGT
This genomic window contains:
- the LOC104786847 gene encoding DNA repair protein RAD51 homolog 2-like isoform X1 codes for the protein MANKVIGEMGLHTKISNIFAARNIITAKDALSMPEFELMELLDVGMKETKSAVALISEATSPPCQSARSLLERKVENEHLSGHLPTHLKGLDETLCGGIPFGVLTELVGPPGIGKSQFCMKLALSASFPAAYGGLDGRVVYIDVESKFSSRRVIEMGLESFPEVFHLKGMAQEMAGRILVLRPTSLANFTESIQELKDSILQNQVKLLVIDSMTALLSGENKQGAQRQQQLGWHISFLKSLAEFSRIPIVVTNQVRSQNRDETSHYSFQAKLKDGLQEQTKTYDSHLVAALGINWAHAVTIRLVLEAKSGQRIIKVAKSPMSPPLAFPFHITSAGISLLSDKGTELKGPGINTIHARGHIDMINFHGECS
- the LOC104786847 gene encoding DNA repair protein RAD51 homolog 2-like isoform X2; its protein translation is MPEFELMELLDVGMKETKSAVALISEATSPPCQSARSLLERKVENEHLSGHLPTHLKGLDETLCGGIPFGVLTELVGPPGIGKSQFCMKLALSASFPAAYGGLDGRVVYIDVESKFSSRRVIEMGLESFPEVFHLKGMAQEMAGRILVLRPTSLANFTESIQELKDSILQNQVKLLVIDSMTALLSGENKQGAQRQQQLGWHISFLKSLAEFSRIPIVVTNQVRSQNRDETSHYSFQAKLKDGLQEQTKTYDSHLVAALGINWAHAVTIRLVLEAKSGQRIIKVAKSPMSPPLAFPFHITSAGISLLSDKGTELKGPGINTIHARGHIDMINFHGECS